atcgccaaaaagatgaagaagttgcaaggctggaagccccccccccaatccgacGTTTTGGCTGTCCCtcatccttctccctcccccacctctgccttacCTGGCGGGTTCCCTGGCTCCCTCCCCTGGCCGtttctgcagaggcttaggatcacTTTCttcccgaggaggcttgggagggaagctgcgcaaCCGCCAGTAATATGTTTGACGGGcccagctggcgggcgtgcagggaatGGGGAGTCCGCCGGCAAagctgtgcagctcccccactcgctggggcgtccctgagaggccagcgccctggtgcaatgAACCATTAAGCCGTATGggaaagacggccctggctgcgtGCTGCTCTGCACATTTTGCTCACCAACCCAGTGAAGGGGAGGAGTGGCACATTGGGAATTGAACACAATTCATGTCAAGCAGCAGGGCACCAAACTAAGGCGCTGGGCAAGGGCCCTTTCTCATTCCAAGAGTCACTGCAAGGCCATCTGGGAGCTTTTTGAGAAGCATTTAAGATAAGGGGGTCAGCTGAGGAAGACAGACTCCGCCTCCATGTAGGTGTAGTAATATGGCAGGGACCCCAAATCACTCAGACCCCCAGCAATGGAGGAGCAAAAATTTTGTATTGTACAGTTCAAGCCATACCTCTTAATCGGCAGGTAACTAAACttttgcttcaatctgcagaGGGCCCAATCCGCACGCAGCCTCCTGTGCCCATCAAATCATGGCTGCACCCTGTGGCTCAGCGTAAGCCAGCAGCAAGACCCTGAGAGCTGGCAGGAATCTGCACTCATACATTTAAAAGCTCATGCAGATTTATGCAAACGTGCTTCAACATTCAGGTTCTGTACTGTACTTGAATGTTTCTAGCCACTTCCTTTCTTATGAAACTTCCATTCGCCTGGGTAGCTTCTCATCTTCTCAGAAGCCATTCATTCTACATGTACCTGTGAGACGCAGGTGAACCATGATGGCAGAATGGTCCATCTGGGCTGCCCACAGCCACACAGCCATCTCTTTGCCAGCTgggagcagcagcctcagcctctATTGGGGGTGGTGTCCATAGCAGGTCCTTCCCCATGCAAACTCCAAGCTTCTCTCCCCCTTTTGGAAATGCTGTCCTGCCTATGTCACACCTTGAGTGGAATAAGTGCAATAAAGCTGGATCATATGGATAAAAAACTTTAATGCTAGAATGGTATTGTCTCAGTCACTTGGCGATACTTCCTGACATCCCCATCACCAAAAGCGGTCCCGGAGCATCCCTTTATTCAGCCTGCTACCCCTCCTCTTCTCTGATCTCTGGCAGAGGGCACAGGAAGTCATGCCACCACACAGAGACCTTGTTGCTTGCTATGGCTATATGAAGCTAGACCTCCTTATCTGTATagaagcagcaacaaaagaaaGTCAAGCAGACTGTTCTCTGCAAAAGCAAGGCAGTGCCTGAGCAAAAGCTGGCCACTTGCTAGATTCAGAGCCTGTCAGCAGGCAGAGCTGAAACACTTGACAGGCAGGTGTGGATTCCATTGCAGGTGACTGTCCAGTAACTTGAGCCCAAGAGCAGCTGGTGCTCCAGCCCCCAGCCCAATCTGGGTCAAGAAAGCACCCATCTCCCTGAAGGCCCCATTCATGTAAGAAGTGCCAAAAGCAGCCTCTTGAGTCCAGCAACTTGTCCTCAGAGTTTCCACACAGACACCGGCCTATAATCAGGAAGGTgcctctccttgctggcctttggCTTAGTCCTCTGTTGATAGTAAGGGCCCTTCCCTACCTGGCTTAAAGGGGCCTTTTGTCCCTCCTTGAATTCCCTCTCCCATGCAGCATCCTCCTTCGACTGCTGTCCCATAGCTTCTCCTCCCTAAACCCCCAGatcctctatgccaggcatccctaaactgcggccctacaacttccatgatccctagctaacaggaccagtagtcggggaagatgggaattgtagtctaaaacatctggaggggagggccgaagtttgggggtgcctgctctatgcaGTTGGTGCTGCTTTCCTATTTGCAGCATAGTGGATCTCTGGATTGAGGGAGGATTACACCTGGAGGAGGTCACTGCTTGGTTGAGGCGGAATTAAGGAGGTACAAGGGGCCTCAGGGGTATGAAAGGCCTTTGTCCCTGGCCAATTCTTCCCTAAAGCATCCATCGGAAGCCACCTGTTGCATGTCCATGTCTGCCCCGCAGGGTGCACTTGGCCAGGCCGGGTCTCTTACCTCCTGAGCCCCCCAACCAGGGTGAAAGAGGACCCTGCTCaccccagtggctgctgcagggcTGTTCTGGACAATGCTGAGCAAGGGTTTGTAGGGGGACTGCCCGTCTAGGCGGCTGCCAGCGCTGCCACTCTTGCCCTGGGGGGCTGTGCCTCCTTGGAGAGCTGAGCTGAAGGAGCGGTAGCCAGCCAGGAGGGAGGCCACTGGACCGGGGCCAGACTTTCCTGGCCCATGCTGGGAGGGGCTGCCTGGCCTCACCTCTCGCTCTGCAGCTGCCATACAGGAGGAAAAGCAAAGTGAGTCTGAGCCTTCTGGGAAGATACCctggaaagcagggagcaggttGCTGGTCACACGTGCAAGGCAAGGCCCTGCGTCATGACTGGATGGCTGGATTTGGTCCCTGAAAGGAGAaaactcctgctcctcctcctcacagaccTGGCTGAAGGCGGCCATGGGCTCCGCCACCAGGCTGCTGAAACACTTGTAGCCCGAGGGCTGGGGGGCGGGTGTGCTGAGGGGCAGTTCCAGGGCAGCACTGCTTGGCTGGGAGGAAGCCACCGTCTCTGTGCTGGTGTTGTGATAGACAGGTTCAgaagaggtctccaaaacacccctgTGCTTGTCCAGCGGTGCATcttgagaaaaggaaaaagcactCTGCATGTGCCCCAGAGCCTGGTCCTTGAGAAGGGGGTGCTCGTCCAGGATACCGGTGCCTCCACTGCTCAAGTCCCCACTGAGAAGGTCTCTGAAGAGCTTGGCCACAGCGTCTTCATGAGGGACCTGGCAGTCTTCCTCTTTCCGAGTTTCTGGCTTGGCAGATGCAATGCAGCTGTGAATATGCACAGGGTGCTCAAGGCCCACGTTTCCAAATGGTGCCACCGCTGCTGTCACACCAGCGGCTACTTTGCTCTTGGCGGGGTTTGGGATCTGGTCCCACCATCCCTTCTTCACCCTGCAAAGCAAGAAAGCGCCATTCGTCAGTCCTTCTCGGCCCTCAGAAAGGGAGAGGCAGGGCTCTGCAAGGGCTGCCTCCCCTCCAAACATCAGGAAGCAATCTTCCCCCTCCCGAGGTGACTAGCAGCCAAATGCATGTGAGAAACCTGAGGAAGATTGTTTGGCTGGAAGGAGGATGAGGAGAAGACTCAGAAGGGACAAGGgccgctttcctcctcctttcctgtcagGGTTGCAGGAAAATGCCTCTGCCACCAAGGCCTGCTACCTTCAAGCAGAAGTGaccatgtacagtatttatttgttttgctgtgGGCAAAGGGCAGCCCTGGAGAGAACTACTTGCAAAGCACCCAAGATGTACCTGGAGACGCAGAAGAAGCTGAAGGTAGCCAGGGCCATGATGAACACACACAGCAATGggatgaaaatccagaggaaggAGCCAGAGCTTGGCTCAATGTCTGGAAGGCAAGCAGCATTTTGGTTATCTGGGCAGACAATTCACCCTGATACCAGCGGGAGGCAGGGGGTGGCTAGCTAGCTGGCAGACAGGCacccaaccacccacccacctggaAAGGGGGCACAGGATCAGGCTAAACGGCCAGAAGCCTCAGTTGACAAAGGAGCCCAACTCTCACAGCTGGAAAGAATTTCAGGGGATTTGCAGTATTTCTCCTTAGGGTTTTTATTTGCCTATTACCTTGGGCACCAACAGGCACATTTAATGCCTCATGTGTTTGGTTTCTCCTGCACATGCTAATCTAACCTTTAACCCCCTCCTGCAATTTCAAGCTGGTTTCCCTTCAGCCAGACTTACCTTGGGCTGGGGAAAGAGGTCCTTGGGTCACCCAGCACCACCAAGGTAAGGGGCAGACAGGATTTGTACTGCTTGTTATTCATGTAGCACCATCACCGTACACAAAGCGAAAGAAGCAAGAAGGTAGGTCTCTGTCCCAGGTAGTCTATCATCTCACCTTTGACCAAGGAAAAGACAACAggcaaggagaagaaaagagaggagagcagaggagggggaggaagcacaaaTACAGCTACAAGCAGTATACCGTGAAGTTATATGCAGAGAAAAACCAGCAGATCCTGAGCTTGATGCAGGAAGGGGGAGCATTGGTGGTAGCGGGGCCTGATGTGCTGTGGCACCACACTGAACTTGCTAACTTCACCCAGGGGACTGCAGCACAAGCCTACCCAGGGCAAGCAATCAATGTCACTGTGGAATCTAGAAGGTCTTTCCACTTATTTGTCTCTAGCCAGCCAAATTGCGACtaccccctccctctctacctGTGTTGTGCCACTGATCGCTTagtgcattttcatgcaaagcatTGTGCCACCTTCTACTAAAACAAGTCTTCCAAATGATTAGTAGCATGCGCCTTAGTCTTCAGAAAGAGGTAATTGTCTACAGAAAATTTTTTTGATGAAATAAGTGAGAGACCTGCATATTAATTTGATGTCTACCTGACTGGAAATGCACGACCTCAGCAATGTGAGAGAAATGCTGTCGCTCACTCAAAGGGGCCGGATGGTGCCCAAACATTCCTGCGGGTGGGGTGAGAGTATTTCACAAATCCAGAAGGTTTACAGAATCCAGAAAAGAGAGAGCCCACAATATGGAGCCCAGAACACGCAGGGATGCCAACTGAGGTGCCAACAGATTGTTAATAATAAACAGGTGCCTTGCGCAGCCCCCACCTTAAGCACTTACCATTTTTCCATGTGTACTCAGCACTCCAATCACTCCAGGTGTCCCCGAACAAAGCAATTCTCTGCCGCACTTTTGCAACATAGGTGGCTCCTGGCATGAGGTTATCGTCGAAGATTTTATGATGAAAACCTTGCGTAATGTGTTCGtgtatctttggggggggggagacagaagcAAACAGGTTTACATTATGTGGCCCTTCCCACACGTGCACAGGAAAACACTGGGTGAGCTGaattcttctctttcccaacTTTCTATGGAGGAAGATCATTTTGGGATGCGGTAGAAAGGTTTTGGATTCTTATGTGATAATGTGATTATGTGATAATGAGCAAGGGAATAAATTTCAGAGAACTGTTTCAAGACAACCTGCAATGGAAGCTCTGTAGATGAAATCAAAGGGCTCAAGACCAAATGGCGGAAggatctctttccctccctcctgagtCTGGCAATTTCCCACCTGAGGGGTGGGCGGACAGCCACAGCCAGGGGCCCAGGGCTGGGCTcattcctccacccaggcaagcaagcaagagatgCAATTCAGCCCAGCCAAAGCACTAGGAGTGTATGGAACAGGACTGAGGTGGCGGAGGCCTGGCCTGGCCAGAGTCCCAGGGGCCAGgtgagagaggcctggagggctgcaccTGCCTCCCTTCCCCTAGGTTCTGTGATCCAAAGCCTTGGGGCTGGCGGAGGACCTGACCTCAAGCCACTCATAAAAGGCAGCCCACTGCTCTTGTGTGCCCCACTGGCGAGGGACATATAATCATTTGCCAAATATAGCTAAAGCCTTTTTGGCCTGCAGTTTGTTGGATCTACAGAGCTGCCCAAGGAAAGCATTAAGGAAGGGCAGGAAGCAGGCCCGTCTTGCCCATTGGGTCTACTGGGGCgatgcgccagggcgctgaggggcgccccagcaagtgtggGAGCTGCGCGGCAGTCTCCCTTTTTCCTCCTGTATGCCCACCAGctgcgccgctcaggggagagcagggaggtaagcgaggcggagcaggcactaggaccctgttccgccctgcagcgccagggtcaccCCTCAttccggcgctgcgtttcattggtagaggcaggGAAGGCTCCGGACTGCAGGAGGGCTCCGctagggggggcggggggaggaggagagccgaCCTCCTTCCCATCCTTGGGATCCTGAGCAAGCCCAGGGCTTCAGGCTGCCCACCGCCTGCCCTTCCTCATTGCGGCCAGGGCACAGCAGGTGATCCCTCCCGGAGGTGAGTTCCCGTCCCTGCACTCTGACTTGGAGCCGGGAGCTGCGCCGgccggagggaaagggggggggcgccgcagaaatttttgcaccacggtgctggatacccttaagacggccctggcaggaAGATGCCATGTCAACTGGCATGGGGCAGGGGCATTATGAGGCTTTCAGGGGTCCCAACACCTCAACTTCTGCTCAGGACATAGAAGGTCCCCGCCACAGtgtatgttattgttttagtatttttttaattttagaattaaTGGCATTTTTAAACATGGAAGAGCTTGCTACCTTGGGTTCCCTTTAGGAGGAAGggttggatataaatgtaattaattaattaacaacaataaatttGTAGCACTATTCCTGGTGGTCGTACAGAGAGGAGCATGCTGGGAAAGTGTGCCTACCTTGTCTGTCTGGTTTATAGGCCAATAGGCAACTTCATAGACTGTTTCCGGATTTTCATGAAGAAGGTTCCCTTCTTTATAGTCATCTGCCCAGGTGAAGATGTACGAGTCATCCGTCCTCTTAACAGTCAGGTTGACAAGCGGACGGGGTTTTACTGCGTTTGGGAAGAAATCAACAAAGAGAAAGATGCAGAGCAGCCCCCAGGAATGCGCAAGGAGGGTCTGCCAGAACAAAGGATCCCTTACCAATGTCATCAGGGTCCACACTCTTCTTCCAGATCTCCTTCTCGGCCTCCAGTATGAAATGATACTTGTAGGTCCGCAGTACTTCAGACCGAATGCTGCAAGTACACTTGGGGGTCACATCCAGGCCTCTCTTGTTCTTAGGAGAACAAACCCACGATGGCCTGGAACAATGGTAAGACTTAAAAGGTGTTTTCAAAGTAGACGACGCTCAATTCATTTCTACCACAGCCTTGGTTTGGGAAAGCTCAGCCCAGGTGTGAGAGGGGTGTTGCAATGCTTCCAGCTGCACCAGGCTGAGGCTTCCCCTGACCCCCTGGAAAGGTTGCAAGCGTGCAAAAGGGGATAAATCTGTGCACCTTGAAAGCTCTCCAACAACAAATGATCCAATGAAAAGTATAATGAGAAACCTTTTGGATCCTGCATTTCTTATTCTCGGTTTGGAAAACTCACAGTGACTGCAACTCAACTCCGAAAGACATTTTGTAAAGAACCCTCATCCATTTTCTGGAAAAGGTTTGGGCTGGCTACTCCTCCCAGGGTGTCTCAGAGAAGGCAAAGCCACCACAGATGCATTATTCTGCAGCCCTGATATCAGGAGCCACCAGGCCTGGCAGTCCACGCCCTcagactacagtccccaggatggCGAGGCCTTTATATTTAGC
The Zootoca vivipara chromosome 14, rZooViv1.1, whole genome shotgun sequence DNA segment above includes these coding regions:
- the LOC132593209 gene encoding uncharacterized protein LOC132593209 is translated as MQIHAPGGGPGRNPALPGQQPWQRRVRGPGGLEQASREGLPVAVRVSALPSRALSPPGFPFASGRSAGWNPGGGGTRRALAEFALSSSPPTERSSPSPKQAAAAGAPGLRAARPSQAGLADGCLLSSALLGSAPGGRAGTGRRREAGRSTVPLPGRARRTLFPTLRMADGGTGFGGPRRKPCLLLSVFLVCSLWHTVSSKAIQPSCLTDYESEVVCHWEVDASTDCPKEFLLRVATTHALYGPGPSWVCSPKNKRGLDVTPKCTCSIRSEVLRTYKYHFILEAEKEIWKKSVDPDDIVKPRPLVNLTVKRTDDSYIFTWADDYKEGNLLHENPETVYEVAYWPINQTDKIHEHITQGFHHKIFDDNLMPGATYVAKVRQRIALFGDTWSDWSAEYTWKNDIEPSSGSFLWIFIPLLCVFIMALATFSFFCVSRVKKGWWDQIPNPAKSKVAAGVTAAVAPFGNVGLEHPVHIHSCIASAKPETRKEEDCQVPHEDAVAKLFRDLLSGDLSSGGTGILDEHPLLKDQALGHMQSAFSFSQDAPLDKHRGVLETSSEPVYHNTSTETVASSQPSSAALELPLSTPAPQPSGYKCFSSLVAEPMAAFSQVCEEEEQEFSPFRDQIQPSSHDAGPCLARVTSNLLPAFQGIFPEGSDSLCFSSCMAAAEREVRPGSPSQHGPGKSGPGPVASLLAGYRSFSSALQGGTAPQGKSGSAGSRLDGQSPYKPLLSIVQNSPAAATGVSRVLFHPGWGAQEVRDPAWPSAPCGADMDMQQVASDGCFREELARDKGLSYP